A genomic region of Lytechinus pictus isolate F3 Inbred chromosome 2, Lp3.0, whole genome shotgun sequence contains the following coding sequences:
- the LOC129254201 gene encoding glucose-induced degradation protein 8 homolog: MASNKSPMTDISKEAWMNRLQGLHITRGDMNKLVMNYLVTEGFKEAAERFQSESSTKPMTDLDTLNERIQIREAIQDGHIEDAIAKVNDLHPELLDNDRYLYFHLQQQHLIELIRNKDLEGALTYAQTHLSERGEESMEVLPELERTLALLAFEDPACSPFSDLLHPSQRQKVASELNAAILEAENRESTPKLTNLLKLLLWSQEQLDAKKVKFPKLKNLASGEFEDPK; this comes from the exons gccAGTAATAAGAGTCCAATGACTGATATATCAAAAGAGGCCTGGATGAACAGACTACAAGGACTTCATATTACAAGGGGCGACATGAACAAACTAGTGATGAATTATCTAGTCACAG AGGGGTTCAAGGAGGCTGCCGAGCGATTCCAATCCGAGTCCAGTACTAAACCCATGACAGATCTAGATACACTGAATGAAAGGATACAGATAAGAGAAGCAATCCAAGATGGCCATATTGAAGATGCTATagcaaaggtcaatgaccttcaTCCAGAACTACTAGATAACGACAGATATCTCTACTTTCATTTACAG CAACAACATCTAATAGAGCTGATACGTAACAAGGACTTGGAGGGTGCACTTACATATGCACAGACGCATCTATCGGAGAGGGGAGAGGAGAGTATGGAAGTATTGCCGGAGCTAGAGAGAACGTTAGCATTGCTTGCGTTTGAAGACCCAGCATGCTCACCTTTTTCTGATCTCCTTCATCCTTCACAAAGACAAAAG GTTGCAAGTGAGTTGAATGCAGCCATTTTGGAAGCCGAGAATCGGGAATCGACTCCCAAACTAACCAACCTCCTCAAACTATTGCTCTGGTCACAGGAGCAGCTGGATGCTAAGAAGGTCAAGTTTCCAAAGCTTAAAAACCTTGCCTCAGGGGAATTTGAAGATCCTAAATAG